Proteins encoded by one window of Sphaerodactylus townsendi isolate TG3544 linkage group LG02, MPM_Stown_v2.3, whole genome shotgun sequence:
- the RDH12 gene encoding retinol dehydrogenase 12, which yields MLAFLGSLLALSITIPLLVFMAAPYIRKYIAGGVCKSTVKLNGKVAVITGANTGIGKETAKDLARRGARVILACRDMVKGEAAACEIRTMTGNQQVIAKKLDLADTKSIQEFAENFLKEEKELHILINNAGVIMCSYSKTVDGFEMQFGVNHLGHFLLTFLLLERLKQSSPARIVNVSSLAHRIGKISFHDLQSEKSYNWGQAYCQSKLANIHFTMELARRLQGTGVTVNAVHPGSVLTELPRQTSTIYTIWRNIPFFLKTPEEGAQTSVYCAVAEELESVSGKYFSDCKPAYVSAQGRDEKTSKKLWKISCELLCIEWD from the exons ATGCTAGCCTTCTTGGGCTCCCTGCTGGCACTCTCCATAACCATCCCTCTCTTGGTATTCATGGCTGCTCCTTATATCAG GAAGTATATTGCAGGAGGAGTGTGCAAGTCTACAGTGAAGCTGAATGGAAAAGTGGCTGTAATCACAGGGGCCAATACTGGCATAGGGAAGGAAACGGCCAAAGATCTTGCAAGAAGAG GTGCCCGAGTCATCCTTGCTTGCCGTGACATGGTGAAAGGAGAAGCAGCTGCATGTGAAATCCGAACCATGACTGGGAACCAGCAAGTTATTGCAAAGAAGTTAGACTTGGCAGACACCAAGTCTATTCAGGAATTTGCAGAGAATTTCCTAAAAG AAGAGAAAGAGCTCCACATTCTCATTAACAATGCAGGAGTGATCATGTGCTCCTACTCTAAGACAGTCGATGGCTTTGAGATGCAGTTTGGAGTCAATCACTTGG GGCACTTCCTTTTAACGTTCCTATTGCTAGAGCGCCTGAAGCAATCTAGTCCAGCTCGCATTGTGAATGTGTCATCATTGGCTCATCGTATTGGGAAGATTAGTTTCCATGACCTCCAGAGTGAGAAGAGCTACAATTGGGGCCAGGCCTACTGCCAAAGCAAGCTGGCCAATATTCACTTTACCATGGAATTGGCCAGACgcctgcaag GCACTGGAGTCACTGTAAATGCTGTGCATCCAGGCTCTGTACTGACTGAATTGCCCCGTCAAACATCTACAATTTATACTATCTGGAGGAATATACCTTTCTTTTTGAAGACACCAGAAGAAGGAGCCCAGACCAGTGTGTATTGTGCAGTAGCAGAGGAGCTGGAGTCAGTGAGTGGGAAGTATTTCAG TGACTGTAAACCAGCATATGTCTCAGCTCAAGGCCGTGATGAAAAAACATCAAAGAAACTTTGGAAAATCAGCTGTGAACTCCTATGCATCGAGTGGGACTGA